One segment of Monomorium pharaonis isolate MP-MQ-018 chromosome 6, ASM1337386v2, whole genome shotgun sequence DNA contains the following:
- the LOC105831273 gene encoding serine/threonine-protein phosphatase 6 regulatory ankyrin repeat subunit A: MMLPEEPGRRGEPLARATLANMNTFKDLNDEPPLLQAIFHGNVEAVRTLLSQKEDVNWQDKEQRSLLHAAAYRGDTAIVELLLLNGAVVNSKDKKWLTPLHRACCSGNYNVVDILLRYKADVNARDRSWQTPLHVAAANNAVQCVELLIPHLLNINVTDRGGKTCLHHAVYNGHFEMCEYLMQFGCVINASDKKDRRALHFAVYNGHNEIVKTLIAKGADVDVKDRDLYTPLHAAAASGSVECVQILIEAGADIEAKNVYGNTPLHIACLNGRSLVVKELIANHVNLEAVNYRGQTALHVAAASTGGADCFQMLIYNGLKVNVQSEDGRTPLHMTAIYGRFTRSQTLLDAGAFPDARDKNGNTSLHIAAWFGHEALTTSLLESAASPATRNAQQRTPLHLSCLAGHIEVCRKLLQLDSRRIDARDIGGRTALHLAAFKGSVDCLDLLLSSGANFRLADNDNRLALHHAACQGHYPCVFTLVGFGSDSNAQDVNGATPLHLAAAASNSNAQSFKCVQYLLQHRADPRLRDKRGFTAIHYAVAGGNKAALEALLNASSSPPPSNLTTSLNSSTGQELSLPALTPIHLAAYHGHDEILQLLLPLFPNTNIKEDSGKTPLDLAAYKGHKQCIVLLLRFGASVAVQDFVTRRTPMHCAAATGHADCLALLLQHMDDPNAVNCYDSKQRTALTLAVANNYPECAMLLLTYKADCNLPDVNKHTPLFRAVINERDNQLVKLLLKHGAQVAMQDMNGKTPLHLAAACGRLYALAALVKADPTAAALKDDQGCTVLHWACYNGNSNCVEYLLNHNVFDSLEGNPFSAVHCAVYQGSAHCLDLLINKFGGQAVAAPRDSSCGLLPLHVAASAGSVECARLILNSVGPELAGLETTDYFGRTPLLCAAVNGQCNAIELMLEWKANVRAVDSNKNTALHLACQRRHSAAASLLLNWIENCSFDTDKNTSQSQRVSVINMINKQQRTPLHLAARNGLVTITRRLLQLGASVVAVDAEGLTPALACAPNPAVAKCLATILAAQGQNGETAQYSPAIQHTLEVYLNGVDSQHSSDSEFY; the protein is encoded by the exons ATGATGCTCCCGGAGGAGCCAGGACGACGTGGAGAGCCCTTGGCGAGAGCTACGCTCGCCAACATGAACACCTTTAAGGATCTTAACGACGAG cCTCCTTTGTTACAAGCCATATTTCATGGAAATGTGGAAGCGGTTCGTACTTTGCTGTCACAGAAAGAAGATGTTAATTGGCAAGACAAGGAGCAGCGCTCCCTTTTACATGCGGCAGCATACAG GGGAGATACCGCTATTGTAGAACTTCTTTTGTTAAATGGTGCAGTGGTCAATAGTAAAGATAAGAAATGGTTGACACCTCTGCATCGAGCCTGCTGTTCGGGCAATTACAACGTAGTGGATATTCTGTTGAGATACAAGGCGGACGTGAACGCCCGTGATCGTAGTTGGCAGACGCCTCTTCATGTGGCAGCTGCAAATAATGCTGTGCAATGCGTAGAACTTTTAATAccacatttattaaatatcaatgtCACAGACAG AGGTGGAAAAACATGTCTTCATCATGCGGTGTACAACGGACATTTTGAGATGTGTGAATATCTAATGCAATTTGGTTGTGTGATAAACGCCTCAGACAAGAAAGACCGAAGAGCCTTGCATTTTGCAGTGTACAATGGCCACAATGAGATTGTGAAAACACTAATAGCCAAAGGCGCAGACGTGGAcgttaaa GATCGAGACTTATATACTCCATTACATGCAGCAGCCGCTTCCGGTAGTGTAGAATGtgtgcaaattttaattgaggCTGGCGCCGATATTGAGGCTAAAAATGTCTATGGAAATACACCGCTGCATATCGCGTGCTTGAACGGACGTTCCCTCGTAGTCAAGGAACTTATAGCTAATCACGTTAATTTAG AAGCCGTGAATTATCGAGGGCAAACCGCGTTGCATGTTGCTGCCGCCAGTACCGGTGGTGCCGACTGTTTCCAAATGCTAATATACAACGGATTGAAGGTCAACGTTCAGTCGGAGGACGGTCGTACGCCGTTACACATGACTGCAATTTACGGAAGATTCACGAGATCTCAAACGTTGCTAGACGCGGGAGCTTTTCCAGACGCGAGAGACAAAAATGGGAATACGTCATTACACATTGCCGCCTG GTTTGGCCACGAGGCTTTGACGACATCTCTACTGGAAAGTGCTGCGTCTCCGGCTACACGCAACGCACAACAACGCACACCTTTGCATTTAAGTTGTTTAGCGGGACATATAGAA GtttgtagaaaattattacaactCGATAGTAGGCGAATTGATGCGCGAGATATCGGTGGCAGGACAGCCTTACACTTGGCAGCATTTAAG GGTTCCGTAGATTGTTTGGATTTACTCTTATCTAGCGGCGCCAATTTCCGTCTTGCCGATAACGACAATCGATTGGCGCTTCACCATGCCGCATGTCAAGGACATTATCCTTGCGTTTTTACTTTGGTCGGGTTCGGCAGCGATTCAAATGCTCAAGATGTGAACGGCGCGACGCCGTTACATTTGGCCGCAGCGGCGTCAAATTCTAACGCTCA ATCCTTCAAGTGCGTGCAGTACTTACTGCAACATCGGGCAGATCCGCGTTTACGTGACAAACGCGGTTTTACTGCGATCCATTACGCGGTGGCGGGCGGCAACAAAGCGGCATTGGAGGCTCTTCTGAATGCATCGTCGTCACCGCCGCCTTCAAATCTGACCACTTCGCTCAACTCTTCGACCGGGCAGGAGTTATCTTTACCGGCACTCACGCCGATACATCTCGCG GCGTATCATGGTCACGATGAGATCTTGCAGCTGCTTCTGCCCTTGTTTCCCAATACGAATATTAAGGAAGATAGTGGAAAGACGCCTCTAGACTTGGCCGCCTACAAGGGGCACAAACAGTGTATCGTGCTTTTGTTACGATTCGGTGCTTCAGTGGCAGTGCAA GACTTTGTTACGAGACGTACGCCCATGCATTGCGCCGCCGCAACAGGTCATGCGGATTGCTTGGCGCTTCTTCTGCAGCACATGGACGACCCTAACGCGGTAAATTGTTATGATTCTAAGCAGCGCACGGCTCTAACGCTGGCGGTAGCAAATAACTATCCGGAATGCGCGATGCTACTTCTGACGTACAAAGCCGACTGTAATTTACCAGACGTTAACAAGCACACGCCACTGTTTCGTGCGGTGATCAACGAACGCGATAATCAGTTGGTGAAATTGTTGTTGAAGCATGGCGCTCAGGTGGCTATGCAAGATATGAACGGTAAAACACCGTTACACTTAGCGGCGGCTTGCGGCAG ACTGTATGCTTTAGCCGCGCTCGTTAAAGCTGATCCGACCGCGGCAGCTTTGAAAGACGATCAAGGCTGCACGGTGCTACATTGGGCCTGTTACAACGGTAACTCGAATTGTGTAGAGTATCTTTTGAATCATAACGTGTTTGATTCTTTGGAAG gtaATCCGTTCTCCGCTGTGCATTGCGCTGTATATCAGGGATCGGCGCACTGCCTAGATTTGCTGATCAACAAGTTTGGTGGACAAGCGGTTGCTGCTCCAAGAGATTCGTCCTGTGGCTTATTACCGTTGCATGTCGCCGCTAGTGCAGGATCCGTCGAGTGCGCGCGATTAATTCTGAACTCTGTCGGACCAGAACTAGCCGGACTTGAGACAACCGATTATTTCGGTCGAACGCCGCTTCTTTGCGCGGCTGTCAATGGACAGTGCAACGCTATCG AGTTGATGCTTGAATGGAAAGCCAACGTGCGCGCTGTCGATTCCAATAAGAATACAGCGTTGCACTTAGCATGTCAAAGACGTCATTCTGCCGCAGCGTCGTTACTTTTAAACTGGATCGAGAACTGCAGTTTTGATACCGATAAGAACACGTCGCAATCGCAACGCGTTTCCGTTATTAACATGATTAACAAGCAGCAGAGAACGCCGTTACATCTGGCAGCGAGAAACGGCCTTGTGACG aTCACGCGACGCTTGTTGCAATTGGGCGCGAGCGTCGTAGCTGTTGACGCTGAAGGACTCACACCCGCCTTGGCCTGTGCCCCAAATCCAGCAGTAGCCAAATGTCTAGCAACTATTCTCGCTGCACAgg GTCAAAATGGGGAAACCGCACAATACTCACCGGCTATTCAGCACACGTTGGAGGTGTACCTGAATGGCGTGGACTCGCAGCACAGCTCCGACTCAGAGTTTTACTGA
- the LOC105831272 gene encoding protein MMS22-like isoform X2, with protein MDFDVIFDCNGKVNINDWQLSRDGLFYCREVDNVLFPQTDYPFANVEVRLFDCVMPGSVAVMNLKHLINCMEMQLKILNRQERPVATSGLCNNDNNVNCFLLRKMICKFIMYFRTYMNSIKWDLGALETVMPEIGKDIDTLFDCIKYFLSTLHSIPDSTLHYAASNIGNKCKQPEFHLYHMHIELRWFLITLIYSKTMWYQYQLTQLEEFENTTEMVINDLLYSALKVFERLALSWTVDLTQKTPYCCTCTRELWLMLQIFVDSLEGKKTKMFWDLVNSCIDKILSKDQSQAIFWHRSVDSSLSDCKNPELFCIWIIYHLSLLYGYSNDGVYLQYNSQRIRSNCEQVEKVLKAYVCKGGKDGERDELDIELKIIIPLLHDLIINWWQPRVLIISFLWDCFHKRLDQPFLLQTSGPWALSLEKKTATDILKQINDRIYGKFEHSKESSYGMFLHLIGTFLKKYGTSDPKYWNQIKGRVYTKFSRNKVAEFSESGLYNFISLFITLAITADITNVCTTMLDLLPSTHELNNEYNKKCNLIWKGKLTCLLLFNERKLSFSSIAGHFTETINLISCRKDETSRSMMTNFVDILNTILSGNEKMDLGEFNFISGWIDRYLLECPKNRIGSLLEMLATVFEKCITLQVFCNNSDGVRKMLDALWCVVASRVRQLVFDPVLSGDNYKIISKLAVLFTLEAVREPATAKKYKHSAVSLFQHFAASIFVKDIRITQYYLTSILENEQSVQNLKKEIPNFDTILIQAWIKCSIVSYDSNRKDIKILQNYIVSLSEIKDIFVSDCDMHEFQNSNEPILTFIISFMKKQNTLKIEQEKLQYNAKFKLYFKNLDKWVMIPITEETKDSELAFWIYRCLGTLILCISPTLYTKNQPNDMLRTLINKVILVPENSMQSYIKQLGKRIFSMVILGFDKLNIKSDIHLQAMFRDIFDQYLPILITEINSGHSFKISDTLLKCFKEARSDFLRTIFETLMSNFYTISSDNVIHKHSNLITWLIKTLLKEGKNYPKYITEHIIQTCSPSIFGCYMKVPDHHPHKLHTIDFINDVIKNPYYEKFREKFQVAVSAAVQKYLMTNTQCTFELIRSILSIKKSIIINLFPQIENIVLSAEQYHRPNAASLRFMSNQLKKQMLNIDNNL; from the exons ATGGATTTCGATGTTATCTTCGACTGCAATGGCAAGGTGAACATTAATGATTGGCAACTAAGCAGAGATGGGCTATTTTATTGCAGGGAGGTGGACAATGTGCTTTTTCCACAAACTGATTATCCCTTTGCTAATGTCGAAGTTAGGCTCTTTGACTGTGTCATGCCTGGATCAGTCGCTGTGATGAATCTCAAACATCTTATTAATTGCATGGA GATGCAACTGAAGATACTAAATAGACAGGAGAGACCAGTCGCAACATCTGGATTATGCAATAACGATAATAATGTAAACTGCTTTCTTCTGAGAAAGAtgatttgcaaatttattatgtattttcgTACGTATATGAACAG TATAAAGTGGGATCTTGGTGCGTTAGAAACAGTAATGCCAGAAATCGGCAAAGACATAGATACTTTGTTTGACTGCATCAAGTATTTTCTTAGTACATTACATAGCATCCCAGATTCAACTCTGCATTATGCTGCTTCCAATATAGGCAACAag TGTAAACAACCGGAATTTCATTTATACCACATGCATATAGAGTTAAGATGGTTTctcattacattaatatattcaaaaacgATGTGGTACCAATATCAGTTAACGCAGTTAGAAGAGTTTGAAAATACTACTGAAATGGTCATTAACGATCTCCTATATTCTGCCTTAAAAGTATTTGAAAGG tTAGCCTTAAGCTGGACTGTGGACCTCACGCAGAAAACGCCATACTGCTGCACATGCACGCGAGAATTGTGGCTTATGCTACAAATATTTGTCGACAGtttagaaggaaaaaaaaccaag atGTTTTGGGATCTTGTAAATAGTTGtatcgataaaatattaagtaaggATCAGTCTCAAGCGATATTCTGGCATAGAAGCGTGGATTCCTCTCTGTCAGATTGTAAGAATCCCgaattgttttgtatttggATAATATACCATCTGTCTCTATTGTACGGGTACAGTAACGACGGCGTATACCTGCAATATAATTCTCAAAGG ATTAGATCAAACTGCGAACAAGTTGAAAAGGTTCTAAAAGCATATGTATGTAAAGGTGGAAAAGATGGTGAAAGGGATGAGCTTGACATAGAGCTCAAGATCATAATACCATTGTTACATGATCTCATAATTAATTGGTGGCAACCACGAGtactaattatttcttttctttgggATTGTTTCCACAAAAGATTGGATCAACCGTTCCTATTACAAACTTCTGGGCCTTGGGCCCTGTCTCTTGAAAA AAAGACAGCTACGGATATTCTCAAGCAAATTAATGACAGAATTTATGGCAAATTTGAACATTCCAAGGAATCCAGTTATGGCATGTTCTTGCACTTGATAG GtacgtttttgaaaaaatacggcACGTCGGATCCGAAGTATTGGAATCAAATTAAGGGGCGTgtatatacgaaattttcaagaaataaagtCGCAGAGTTTTCCGAGAGTGGTCTCTACaactttatatctttatttattactttagcTATTACCGCAGATATCACGAATGTA TGTACAACAATGTTAGACCTTCTGCCATCTACTCatgaattaaataacgaatataataaaaaatgcaatctAATCTGGAAAGGAAAATTAACGTGTCTCTTGCTATTCAATGAAAGAAAGTTATCTTTTAGTTCCATAGCCGGACATTTTACAGAAACA aTCAACTTAATAAGCTGTCGTAAAGATGAAACGTCTCGTTCCATGATGACCAATTTCGTCGATATATTGAATACAATTTTGTCTGGCAATGAAAAAATGGATTTGGGAGAGTTCAATTTCATTAGCGGTTGGATCGATCGTTATCTTTTGGAGTGTCCGAAGAACAGAATTGGATCTCTATTGGAGATGCTCGCgactgtttttgaaaaatgtatcaCACTGcaagttttttgtaataattcgG ATGGTGTCAGGAAAATGTTGGACGCATTATGGTGCGTGGTCGCATCTCGAGTTCGTCAACTTGTTTTCGATCCTGTGCTTTCTGgtgacaattataaaattatttccaagcTGGCTGTCTTATTTACTTTAGAGGCAGTTAGAGAACCAGCTACTGCTAAGAAGTATAAACACTCGGCTGTATCTTTATTTCAACACTTCGCAGCATCGATATTTGTAAAAGACATAAG AATTAcccaatattatttaacgtcGATTCTCGAGAATGAACAATCTGTTCAAAACTTGAAGAAGGAAATTCCAAATTTTGACACTATTCTTATCCAA GCTTGGATAAAATGTTCTATTGTCAGTTACGACTCAAACAGAAAAGATATAAAGAttctacaaaattacattGTCAGTCTCAGTGAGATCAAGGATATATTTGTTTCAGATTGTGACATGCACGAATTTCAGAACAGTAACGAAcccattttaacatttataatatcgtTCATGAAGAAACAGAATACTTTAAAG ATTGAGCAAGAGAAACTTCAATACAACGCGAAattcaaattgtattttaaaaatttagacaaGTGGGTCATGATACCTATAACAGAGGAGACAAAAGATTCGGAGCTAGCGTTCTGGATTTATAGATGTCTGGGTACATTAATCCTCTGCATTTCTCCGACGCTATATACTAAA AATCAGCCAAATGATATGTTAAGAACGCTCATTAACAAGGTTATATTGGTGCCAGAGAACTCTATGCAGTCGTACATAAAACAATTgggaaaaagaatattttcaatgGTAATACTCGGCTTCGATAAATTGAACATCAAAAGCGACATCCATTTGCAAGCGATGTTCAGAGACATCTTTGATCAGTATTTACCAATTCTGATAACTGAAATCAACAGCGGTCATAGTTTTAAGATTTCCGACACATTGCTGAAATGCTTCAAGGAAGCAAGGAGCGATTTTCTGCGTACAATTTTCGAAACGTTGATGTCAAACTTCTATACTATATCATCTGATAATGTCATTCACAAACACTCCAACTTg ATAACTTGGCTTATAAAAACATTGcttaaagaaggaaaaaactATCCCAAATACATTACAGAACATATTATCCAAACTTGTTCTCCGAGTATCTTTGGGTGTTACATGAAAGTTCCTGATCATCATCCACATAAGCTACACACAATTGACTTTATTAATGacgtaattaaaaatccttatTATGAGAAATTCAG ggaaaaatttcaagttgcTGTTTCTGCCGCAgtgcaaaaatatttgatgACAAATACACAATGTACATTTGAGCTTATACGGTCTATTCTGTCGATCaagaaaagtattataatcaatttgtttccgcaaattgaaaatattgtacTTTCCGCTGAGCAATATCACCGGCCCAATGCGGCATCTTTGag gtTCATGTCGAATCaactaaaaaaacaaatgctaaatattgacaataatttgtaa
- the LOC105831272 gene encoding protein MMS22-like isoform X1 — MDFDVIFDCNGKVNINDWQLSRDGLFYCREVDNVLFPQTDYPFANVEVRLFDCVMPGSVAVMNLKHLINCMEMQLKILNRQERPVATSGLCNNDNNVNCFLLRKMICKFIMYFRTYMNSIKWDLGALETVMPEIGKDIDTLFDCIKYFLSTLHSIPDSTLHYAASNIGNKCKQPEFHLYHMHIELRWFLITLIYSKTMWYQYQLTQLEEFENTTEMVINDLLYSALKVFERLALSWTVDLTQKTPYCCTCTRELWLMLQIFVDSLEGKKTKMFWDLVNSCIDKILSKDQSQAIFWHRSVDSSLSDCKNPELFCIWIIYHLSLLYGYSNDGVYLQYNSQRIRSNCEQVEKVLKAYVCKGGKDGERDELDIELKIIIPLLHDLIINWWQPRVLIISFLWDCFHKRLDQPFLLQTSGPWALSLEKKTATDILKQINDRIYGKFEHSKESSYGMFLHLIGTFLKKYGTSDPKYWNQIKGRVYTKFSRNKVAEFSESGLYNFISLFITLAITADITNVCTTMLDLLPSTHELNNEYNKKCNLIWKGKLTCLLLFNERKLSFSSIAGHFTETINLISCRKDETSRSMMTNFVDILNTILSGNEKMDLGEFNFISGWIDRYLLECPKNRIGSLLEMLATVFEKCITLQVFCNNSGRYVFVSYFRCVNFINFLPATFSSLCDESTNSCSNLLIDGVRKMLDALWCVVASRVRQLVFDPVLSGDNYKIISKLAVLFTLEAVREPATAKKYKHSAVSLFQHFAASIFVKDIRITQYYLTSILENEQSVQNLKKEIPNFDTILIQVCIYTYLLLILRNNQSREFIKFIFQAWIKCSIVSYDSNRKDIKILQNYIVSLSEIKDIFVSDCDMHEFQNSNEPILTFIISFMKKQNTLKVLIQCVFVLSNLLQKQINTIFKISQIEQEKLQYNAKFKLYFKNLDKWVMIPITEETKDSELAFWIYRCLGTLILCISPTLYTKNQPNDMLRTLINKVILVPENSMQSYIKQLGKRIFSMVILGFDKLNIKSDIHLQAMFRDIFDQYLPILITEINSGHSFKISDTLLKCFKEARSDFLRTIFETLMSNFYTISSDNVIHKHSNLITWLIKTLLKEGKNYPKYITEHIIQTCSPSIFGCYMKVPDHHPHKLHTIDFINDVIKNPYYEKFREKFQVAVSAAVQKYLMTNTQCTFELIRSILSIKKSIIINLFPQIENIVLSAEQYHRPNAASLR, encoded by the exons ATGGATTTCGATGTTATCTTCGACTGCAATGGCAAGGTGAACATTAATGATTGGCAACTAAGCAGAGATGGGCTATTTTATTGCAGGGAGGTGGACAATGTGCTTTTTCCACAAACTGATTATCCCTTTGCTAATGTCGAAGTTAGGCTCTTTGACTGTGTCATGCCTGGATCAGTCGCTGTGATGAATCTCAAACATCTTATTAATTGCATGGA GATGCAACTGAAGATACTAAATAGACAGGAGAGACCAGTCGCAACATCTGGATTATGCAATAACGATAATAATGTAAACTGCTTTCTTCTGAGAAAGAtgatttgcaaatttattatgtattttcgTACGTATATGAACAG TATAAAGTGGGATCTTGGTGCGTTAGAAACAGTAATGCCAGAAATCGGCAAAGACATAGATACTTTGTTTGACTGCATCAAGTATTTTCTTAGTACATTACATAGCATCCCAGATTCAACTCTGCATTATGCTGCTTCCAATATAGGCAACAag TGTAAACAACCGGAATTTCATTTATACCACATGCATATAGAGTTAAGATGGTTTctcattacattaatatattcaaaaacgATGTGGTACCAATATCAGTTAACGCAGTTAGAAGAGTTTGAAAATACTACTGAAATGGTCATTAACGATCTCCTATATTCTGCCTTAAAAGTATTTGAAAGG tTAGCCTTAAGCTGGACTGTGGACCTCACGCAGAAAACGCCATACTGCTGCACATGCACGCGAGAATTGTGGCTTATGCTACAAATATTTGTCGACAGtttagaaggaaaaaaaaccaag atGTTTTGGGATCTTGTAAATAGTTGtatcgataaaatattaagtaaggATCAGTCTCAAGCGATATTCTGGCATAGAAGCGTGGATTCCTCTCTGTCAGATTGTAAGAATCCCgaattgttttgtatttggATAATATACCATCTGTCTCTATTGTACGGGTACAGTAACGACGGCGTATACCTGCAATATAATTCTCAAAGG ATTAGATCAAACTGCGAACAAGTTGAAAAGGTTCTAAAAGCATATGTATGTAAAGGTGGAAAAGATGGTGAAAGGGATGAGCTTGACATAGAGCTCAAGATCATAATACCATTGTTACATGATCTCATAATTAATTGGTGGCAACCACGAGtactaattatttcttttctttgggATTGTTTCCACAAAAGATTGGATCAACCGTTCCTATTACAAACTTCTGGGCCTTGGGCCCTGTCTCTTGAAAA AAAGACAGCTACGGATATTCTCAAGCAAATTAATGACAGAATTTATGGCAAATTTGAACATTCCAAGGAATCCAGTTATGGCATGTTCTTGCACTTGATAG GtacgtttttgaaaaaatacggcACGTCGGATCCGAAGTATTGGAATCAAATTAAGGGGCGTgtatatacgaaattttcaagaaataaagtCGCAGAGTTTTCCGAGAGTGGTCTCTACaactttatatctttatttattactttagcTATTACCGCAGATATCACGAATGTA TGTACAACAATGTTAGACCTTCTGCCATCTACTCatgaattaaataacgaatataataaaaaatgcaatctAATCTGGAAAGGAAAATTAACGTGTCTCTTGCTATTCAATGAAAGAAAGTTATCTTTTAGTTCCATAGCCGGACATTTTACAGAAACA aTCAACTTAATAAGCTGTCGTAAAGATGAAACGTCTCGTTCCATGATGACCAATTTCGTCGATATATTGAATACAATTTTGTCTGGCAATGAAAAAATGGATTTGGGAGAGTTCAATTTCATTAGCGGTTGGATCGATCGTTATCTTTTGGAGTGTCCGAAGAACAGAATTGGATCTCTATTGGAGATGCTCGCgactgtttttgaaaaatgtatcaCACTGcaagttttttgtaataattcgGGTCGGTAtgtttttgtttcttattttagatgcgttaatttcataaattttcttccAGCTACATTTTCAAGTTTATGTGACGAAAGTACGAACTCTTGCTCAAATTTGCTTATAGATGGTGTCAGGAAAATGTTGGACGCATTATGGTGCGTGGTCGCATCTCGAGTTCGTCAACTTGTTTTCGATCCTGTGCTTTCTGgtgacaattataaaattatttccaagcTGGCTGTCTTATTTACTTTAGAGGCAGTTAGAGAACCAGCTACTGCTAAGAAGTATAAACACTCGGCTGTATCTTTATTTCAACACTTCGCAGCATCGATATTTGTAAAAGACATAAG AATTAcccaatattatttaacgtcGATTCTCGAGAATGAACAATCTGTTCAAAACTTGAAGAAGGAAATTCCAAATTTTGACACTATTCTTATCCAAGTTTGTATATACACTTACTTATTGCTTATATTACGAAATAATCAGAGCAGAGAGTtcataaaattcatatttcaGGCTTGGATAAAATGTTCTATTGTCAGTTACGACTCAAACAGAAAAGATATAAAGAttctacaaaattacattGTCAGTCTCAGTGAGATCAAGGATATATTTGTTTCAGATTGTGACATGCACGAATTTCAGAACAGTAACGAAcccattttaacatttataatatcgtTCATGAAGAAACAGAATACTTTAAAGGTATTAATCCAATGTGTATTCGTACTTTCAAACTTGCTccaaaaacaaattaacacaattttcaaaatttcacaGATTGAGCAAGAGAAACTTCAATACAACGCGAAattcaaattgtattttaaaaatttagacaaGTGGGTCATGATACCTATAACAGAGGAGACAAAAGATTCGGAGCTAGCGTTCTGGATTTATAGATGTCTGGGTACATTAATCCTCTGCATTTCTCCGACGCTATATACTAAA AATCAGCCAAATGATATGTTAAGAACGCTCATTAACAAGGTTATATTGGTGCCAGAGAACTCTATGCAGTCGTACATAAAACAATTgggaaaaagaatattttcaatgGTAATACTCGGCTTCGATAAATTGAACATCAAAAGCGACATCCATTTGCAAGCGATGTTCAGAGACATCTTTGATCAGTATTTACCAATTCTGATAACTGAAATCAACAGCGGTCATAGTTTTAAGATTTCCGACACATTGCTGAAATGCTTCAAGGAAGCAAGGAGCGATTTTCTGCGTACAATTTTCGAAACGTTGATGTCAAACTTCTATACTATATCATCTGATAATGTCATTCACAAACACTCCAACTTg ATAACTTGGCTTATAAAAACATTGcttaaagaaggaaaaaactATCCCAAATACATTACAGAACATATTATCCAAACTTGTTCTCCGAGTATCTTTGGGTGTTACATGAAAGTTCCTGATCATCATCCACATAAGCTACACACAATTGACTTTATTAATGacgtaattaaaaatccttatTATGAGAAATTCAG ggaaaaatttcaagttgcTGTTTCTGCCGCAgtgcaaaaatatttgatgACAAATACACAATGTACATTTGAGCTTATACGGTCTATTCTGTCGATCaagaaaagtattataatcaatttgtttccgcaaattgaaaatattgtacTTTCCGCTGAGCAATATCACCGGCCCAATGCGGCATCTTTGaggtaa